The following is a genomic window from Antechinus flavipes isolate AdamAnt ecotype Samford, QLD, Australia chromosome 3, AdamAnt_v2, whole genome shotgun sequence.
TTATCACGGGGTTTCTCTATCCCTGAAGGCTGCCTTCTTCTGTGAAATGTTTAAGAAGCGGGATGTAAAATAACTTCAGAAACGTGACTAGTAAAGGGCGAGGAGTTTGATTTTTTCTGCCCCGCCCAGCGTGTGACGCATATAATTCTGAATTCTCTCACACTCcgcctctttcccctcccactcctcaaatccttcttccttccccttttagCGTTGTCACGTCACCGTCTATCCGTCCTGCGCATGCGCGACCCGGAAGTAGTACCGGGGCCTGGGTATTAGGTTCTCCCACAATCCTCTGCGTTCTTCCTTTCCGAACTGGTCCCGGGCAGGGTAAGTGTGTTCTCAGAGTCCTAACCCCTTGGAATCCAGCTCCATCCTTCCCGGGCTTCGCCCTAACTTGGACAGTAGGCTCCCTTCCTGTCTAGTCCGAGGCTCCTCTTTACCCCCGGAGTAGGAATCCGCGGCACAGGGTCCGTTATGAGGCTCAAGCCAGCTTCAGCTTCTCCAGGGGCCTGGACCCAGAGAGCAGGCAGAACGCGGACTGCCGGAGCTCGAGCAGAAAGGGAAAGGGCTCCTTTAGCCGCAGAGGGTTgtgggagaaactgaggtaaatgggccCGCACTTGGGGAGATTCTTGGACGCTCACGCCAGCAACTTTTTCATGCGGGGGGAGGAAGGTCTGGAAACTTTTTAGCTAGGGTGGCCGCTTTGGATGCCTCCCGGAAGTGGGGGAGTATGCTGAATGGAGGAAGGGGCGAGAATGTGAGCCGAGGAAGGGAAGGGGTGTGTAATTTGTCATTAATCGACTTTAAAGTTTATCTTTGCGGTCTGTATAGATGGCTCCCGCAAAGAAaggtggagagaaaaagaagggacgTTCTGCCATCAACGAGGTGGTGACCAGAGAGTATACTATCAACATTCACAAGAGGATTCATGGAGTGTAAGTATGGAATTAGTTTTTCCACGGGGTCACCGTCTTATTGGGGGTCACCATCTGCAGGATTTTGGTTAGTTAACACAAAGAGTAGATAATCACAAATTTTCAGCAACTTAGGCTGAACTCTCTTGAAAATGTAAGATGGAAGAAATGGATTTACAGTTGAATCCATCTTTTTTGTATAAGTGCATGTTAAGtttcaaaagtaaaaaagtaCTTTTTGAATTGCATTTAGGGAGTGTTTCTGGAAACTTAAATTGAGTAATTGCAGCTTTGAAGAAAGCTTAATTCTGAATTGCACATTTTTACAGGGAAGCAATTGACATAGCCTGTTGCCTGGAGTATTGAGGAATCTTTCTTCCCTTAGCAGCATGGAAGAGGCTATGAGTTTGTGACATGAAACCAACGTTTAGGTTGTTAGAGTGACATGAAAAGCAACTGAAAATGTttcaaattaatcaaaattatagTGCAACTTAAAAGCATTTTTGTTGCTCAATGTTAATTGAATTTAGTGTTTGAAACTATTAAGGAGTCAGGGAAGTCAGAAGATAAAGCTGGGTTCTTTAAGATTTTCCACTTTAGTATGTTTATGAGCAGTATATGGGGGAGCATTtcaaattatttgatttattctttctgGAAAGTACACCAAATTTCTACttccaaatagttttcttttgctttgaatGGTCTAGCAGGAGGAAATCCTAAATGATTGATCTGGTAACATTTACAATTGGTCTATCCATTTAAGTTTGTTTatgttgtatatttttgtttatataatatttggaCAGGCAATTGTGGGCCTAAAAAAGTTTTAGATAAAAATGATCTTCTTTAGCTTCACCTTAGATATGGAGTCATTTAGTATTTTCTATTGTCTGTATTTTTGAACTGTTTTACTGGGTGTGAATTCATTTCtggttttctgctttttttttttttccccttgaattgAAAAGACAAGTCACTATTAAGTGAACAGGGTCATCTCAAGGGAAGACTATTTAGAAGATCTGGAATTTAAGCCCCTGAACACAACCTTATAAAGTAGAATATTGaaaatatcttaattttacaATATCTAAATTTTACAAGTTTTACTAAAGAGTTGTATAGCCTGCCTAAGATTAGATAAGTATTAAGTGGTTGAATTAAACTTGTAATCTTGATTAGAAGACTGGTACATTTGGAACATAGTCTTTGAAAAGTCAGacctcttgagttcaaatcttgtttctgcttCTCACTGTGACTTTGGGCCTCTGACCTCCCTggatttagtttcctcatgtgaaatAAGATTTAAGATCTCATGAGCTTCATCTATAAATTAGAGTAGTAACAGTGATAGAAGTCCAACCTTAAAATACAGTGAGAGAAGCACCACCAGGTAAATTTGGGTGCTTGTTTTTTCTACAAGTAGATGGAAGTTCCCTAAGGGCAGGGACCAAACCTTGTTAACTTTATCTTCTACTATATGTATTCCATCAATTTGGTGATAACCAAGATACTACTCATGTTCCTTCTAAAATatcttaattaatatttattgtgcTGCATATACATACAATCTTTTGACTATTTTGAATATAACTGTACCTACTTGCcttcaatttttaaagtatatctaTGCCTGAACAGATTCATACTGTACCTTTACAGCAGTATAAGGTTCTGACcataagaatcttttttttcctgaagcaattgcggttaagtaatttgcccagggtcacagagctaggaagtgttagtgtctgaggtcagatttgacctcacattctattcactgcaccacttagctgcccctgacCATAAGAATCTTGGTGGAAAAAGCCTAGTTGGAACAGAAGCCTTGAGTTCCAGTCCTGACTCCATTACTTGCTAAGTGTCACCCGAGTCACTCAGTGATTATAGATTCTCTGGGTGCATCCCTTCTCCTTTATAAAGTAGGAGAAAACAGTGGCTGAATCACATCCttcatcactactactactactaagtaCCTAGACaagactttggagtcaggaagacctagattgaTCTTGCCTCTGGCACATGATAGTGTGAGCAGGTGCTAGGCATTTATTTGAAATGCTAGGTCTGGCAGTAAAATAAAGTGCTAGACATTAGTTACTTGGGTGGGAAAATCTCTGCCATCATCATCATAtctttgtgaatgtgaatgtttTGTATCATTCCATCACAGTGTAGCCATGTCTAGTTTTTATTTAATCAGCATGCTTTATATGTTACCTGGATACAGATTGAAAACATGAAGAAAGCTTAAAAACATGCCTCTTTCCTGAAGtatatattttaatggagaaaacttggagaaaaaaagataaaaagctataagGCATGTACAGAATAAATGGGAGGGTGCTGCAGAAGATGGGCTTGTAGTTTTGGATTTGCTTTGCTGTTGAAGTAGAGAGAGTTatagttcaacttttttttttgtatcaagtttgtatcaaatttttttcctttgaattttagaGGCTTCAAAAAACGAGCTCCTCGGGCTCTGAAGGAAATCCGCAAATTTGCCATGAAAGAAATGGGAACTCCAGATGTACGCATTGACACCAGACTTAACAAAGCTGTTTGGGCCAAAGGAATAAGGTGCTTACTTGTCCATTATAATGAATTGAACATTTACATAGTTTCCCTTAGAGTTCTGCTAGAATTATTGACAATGAAtgacattttcaaaaatataaggtGCTTTATGCTAATATTagctctttcccttcttcaagcTTAGGTCATTGTTAGTAAACATGCAGAACTATGAATCCCAACCCCCAAGAAACAGTATTTATTGGCTTCTAATTAAATcaactcctccaaaaaaaaaacaaaacctacatTTCCAAAATTGTTTTAAACAGTCCAAACATGAGTTATGGTAACCACTTGATAAGTGAAGATATAGGAAAAGCAGATGTGTCAGAAGCAAGGTGttagttttaagttttatttttattacatcttAAGTGGTTGTATGCATCCCTGAAGCCTTAATTTTTCATGTGAAGGATGCATTTACTTTGGCAAAACCTTTATGAAACCTATCTTCACCCAGGAATGTCCCATACCGTATCCGAGTGCGTTTGTCCAGAAAACGCAATGAGGATGAAGATTCACCAAACAAGTTGTATACATTGGTTACTTACGTGCCTGTCACCACTTTCAAAAGTAAGTTTAACAACTTGTATGAGTTCTCTGAAGACTTAATTTTTTGAAgacaaaacatttattagcatATGCCTGATTATGAAAAATGCTCGTGTCAAAAtattcatttggtgttttctgtTGCTTTGCAGGCTTACAAACAGTCAATGTGGATGAAAACTAAATTGAACTTCGtataaataaagttataaaatgtCAGCTGCTAGCCTGTTTTGACTGTGTAAGTTACTTGTTTGTGACTCTGGGTTTTGCTTAGgcaaaaatttgctttttaagtaGGCTCTGGGGGCTTACTTTTAAATTCTTAATGGATGGCGGAATAGAATTTGTAGTCAAGTTAGGAGGATTATGGTAGAACCAGTGATTTGAAGTAATTGCCTATAGACTGAACTCCCAGcatgaaggaagccaagaggctTGGAGATTCATGTTTACCCAAGTTAACACCAAGGTACACTCAGAGCAGGTTACTTACTGCTGCCACTATGCAAGAGGAAGGAGACCAGTTGTTTGGAattaaggtgtgtgtgtgttctgaaGGAAAATTGTAAATGTAATCCTTTGTGCATCTGGGATTGCACAAAGTTGTATGGATACTGCCagcatttctttttgtaagaTCCAAAAACTAGTGTTGATGATTCCTCATCTTGTAATGGAGATGGCTGTTGTTACCAAGAGAAGAGCTTGGGTTTTTGTTAGGGGCTGATATCTCTTTTTTAGGGGTTGATACCTCTGTAGCTGATGATAAAAATGATAGGTTATTTGTCTTCTAATGGAATGAAATATACATGAGTAGAATATATCTTAAAGGAAGTGTTTTCCAAGTGATTTGCTTCTACACTGAGAAGGCTGGAAAAAGTTTTAGCCAAGGTCTAGAGATAAGAGGcctgagggggagggaggaaggatgggaaatgttatccatatccaaGTGCCTGAAAGGCCTCTTCTTAAAGGGCAGATCTAAGACACCAAGGAAAATGGTACAGAAAGATCAATTCCAGCCCAATGAGAATTCCTGGTAATTAGAACTGTGTAGGAAGGAGGGAATGGAAGGGCTTTAGCCTAGAGTCTTTGGGGTGGTCCTCCAGCCACTGCTTTCTATTTCCTGTCAGGCTCCTTTCTCTTGCTTTGCCATAAggctctcttgccaagcttcctcCACCTGGCTCTGCCTTTCTAGTTCTAGTCACAGTCACTGAGAAAGCTGGAACAAGTTTTAGTCAAGGTCTTTTAGTTCCCAAATTCTAGGTATGTATGTGTGCTTAAAAAGTTTATGGAAAGGGATATGGCTATGAAGAATGTCCCAAGTAACTTAAAAGAAAACCAGCAAGTCAAtacaaaagaatattattaaaaattgctTTCGGGGACCAACAACATCAAAAGCATGGtttgtacacttttttttttgcaagacatACAAATTGAATACaaccaaaaatattaaaacagtttCAATTACCAGCATTGAAACAGATTTTTAGGATTagtgcaaaaaagaaaaacaagccaaTTGCAAACAGTAGCTCTTAAACCTGGATGTGAATTAgatcctcccctcaaaaaaaactAACTGAGCAACATCTTTTACATTCATTGGTGGGGGAGGGAGAtgtgttagaaaaaaaatggaggtatCCCTCTGTACAAGAGGTAAGCAGCAGCAAACTGAAATGAAATTGTAGCTTAAACATTGGGAGACATCAGGAATAGCCAGTAGCATAGCCTGCTCTGCTCTGTCTGCTCCAGGGTCTGTAGCTAGAATTAATTAGAGATTTGATAAAGGAATGAATGACTTCTGTCCAAGTTCTAGAAGTATGTCTCCAATTTCATTAGGTTGCTGTCTTAACCAAGATACCTTGTAAAACTTAAGCTGACACTTGGACAGAGCTCACTATTTAGAATAATAACGCTAGGAAACTGAAAAGTAGCCTTGTTTGCAGCATGTGCTTTGGTATAGCATCCTCCAGTGTACTCCGCAGAATGGTGGTGTCGTGCTACATTGTGCTCTCCTTTACTCAGACTGGTGGTTCAGCTCATTGGTTTTGAGACTATACTGATTGATCTTGGCATTTTCAAGTTTAGATTTTATGTCTAGTGGCTTTTCAAAGAAGTTTACTAATGACTGTTCAGTCAAAAGTGATGCTAAAATGTGCTCAAGAGAAACAGTCCAATCCCCTTCTGTCATAGATAATGATTGAGAATATCTCTGAGGCGGCTTCCCCATGTCAGTGAAAACTGAGTCCTGCTCAGAAGTGGAAGCGCATGCTTCTGTCTGTACATCGTCCATATACTCGTCAGAGCAGCTTCCTGAGCTGCTGCTTCTCTGCCCTACTTCTCCAATCTGCAGTAACAAAGTTGTTACTGTGGCAATAGCTTGATAGAGATCATTTTCTTCTGGATCTTCGTGAAACATGCTATATAAAGTTTTGCAGAACTGGATAAATTctctctgaaaaggaaaaaaaagagcaagtaaTTAACTACACTTTCCAGTAAATAGTCTTATAAGTAACTACTTCTAAAAGGGATATCATTAGTGAAATTGTAGTGGCAAATTCAGATTCAGTCAGGTAAAACTTTGTGATCTTTAGGATTGTCCAGCATTGAACAGACAAATGATTTGAATTTTAGAAGATctaagtagttaaaaaaaaaaatccaaatagatTTAGCTTGATTAATTTAATCGACTTGCCAATGTCACCATGCAATTTTTTCTGCATGGTGAGGGCGAGTCGattaagttatttttattgtactgtgAACTGTTTATACAGACAGAACCTGATATAGAAGGGATATATGTATCCcttatataattgatatatatcCCTTGTCCATGTTgccaaaataaaattatctaaaaatacTCCCCAAGTATGTaacatttctctttcctgtttgttCATACTCCTTTGGAACCATGTTTGATAGTTGTAATTTGTAGTCCTTGGATTCTTGAAGCCTTGGCCAGCAGAAGCATAGTCTGGAG
Proteins encoded in this region:
- the RPL31 gene encoding 60S ribosomal protein L31; this encodes MAPAKKGGEKKKGRSAINEVVTREYTINIHKRIHGVGFKKRAPRALKEIRKFAMKEMGTPDVRIDTRLNKAVWAKGIRNVPYRIRVRLSRKRNEDEDSPNKLYTLVTYVPVTTFKSLQTVNVDEN